The Rhododendron vialii isolate Sample 1 chromosome 1a, ASM3025357v1 region TCATATTCAGAtacactttcattttttttactacaaGAACACTCAAGTCTCCCCACAAATTCTTCATGAAACTCTCTCACCTTCTCATTCGTGTAAACACTTTGAAATTGCCTTTCCAAGCCACTTTTAGTTATTAATGGGATGAAACTCCTCCAACTTTTTCcatcttcttcattttcactCTCCACCTTATTCGCCAATGCATTTTCATATTGCTCTACAAATTGTTTCAAGGCCGTCTTTGAATGAATGTAACCATCAAAATATGCATTCATACCCTCGCTTCTTTGTGTGGATGACATTCCCGCCCAAAAGCAGTCATTCACATAAGCAGGAACCCACAGTTTTCTCTCCAAATATAACCCCTGTAACCATGTATTATTGTGAAGCTGGTACTTTTTGATGAATCCatcccaagcatcctcaaaTTGTTTTATTGTCAATGAATTCCATACGGCCTTGCGCATACACGAACTAATTTGTTCATAGGCGTTGTACTTACCGAACTTTTCTGGCACCTTTTTCATAATATGCCATATACACAACCGATGTCGGGTGTCAGGGAATACTTTTTGTATAGCATTCTTCATGCCCAAACATTGGTCGGTAATTATTGCTTTCGGAGCACAACCCCACATGCATGTCTTCCAAGTCTCAAATAACCACGAAAATGACTCTGTGTCTTCATGAGAGATGAGCCCACATCCTAATAAAATCGACTGACCATGATGATTCACGCCAATAAATGGAGCAAAAGGCATGTCATACCTATTTACTAAGTAAGTTGTGTCAAATGTCACAACATCACCAAACTCCTTACAAGCTGCCCTACTCCTTGCATCGGCCAAAAATACATTCCTTAGTCGACCCTTGTCATCCAAATCCATGGCATAAAAGAAGTCAGAATTGTCAACTTTCATTCTCATGAAATA contains the following coding sequences:
- the LOC131329390 gene encoding protein FAR-RED IMPAIRED RESPONSE 1-like; translated protein: MHSYFMRMKVDNSDFFYAMDLDDKGRLRNVFLADARSRAACKEFGDVVTFDTTYLVNRYDMPFAPFIGVNHHGQSILLGCGLISHEDTESFSWLFETWKTCMWGCAPKAIITDQCLGMKNAIQKVFPDTRHRLCIWHIMKKVPEKFGKYNAYEQISSCMRKAVWNSLTIKQFEDAWDGFIKKYQLHNNTWLQGLYLERKLWVPAYVNDCFWAGMSSTQRSEGMNAYFDGYIHSKTALKQFVEQYENALANKVESENEEDGKSWRSFIPLITKSGLERQFQSVYTNEKVREFHEEFVGRLECSCSKKNESVSEYEVKEWITYGEEEKRIQVPFIVDFNAETNEAHCNCRLFEYRGMVCRHQLTVWSQMGVERVPDKYVLRRWNKNVKRVHTKIRINYDNSSTSIEARRHDNMCNLFNEVVDLAEDSQEKYDKVMAWLLELKRELIESSIVCGSNVISDTPSNSFSIGDEVLPSKEITNILDPVTLRRKGRPPNKRKVDIVEKIGKKKIETKMKTLSKEKTKV